In the Sinorhizobium arboris LMG 14919 genome, one interval contains:
- a CDS encoding SulP family inorganic anion transporter: MPDSLVPKTVSVLAEGYGPARLKADALAGLTVAIVALPLSMAIAIASGVTPDRGLYTAIVGGFLVSLLGGSRVQIGGPAGAFIVLVAATVARHGVDGLLLATFMSGFMLIAAGYLRLGRYIKFIPYPVTVGFTAGIAVIIFASQLRDLFGLTLATAEPGPIVDKIAALAQAAGTANWAAILTASLTVGVILALRHMRPHWPGMLIAVAAASALVALLQLPTETIGSRFGGIPRGLPLPALPPLSLEKAAAVFPDAVSFALLGAIESLLSAVVADGMTGRRHRSSMELIAQGAANICSALFGGICVTGTIARTATNVRAGATSPVSGMLHSVFLLLFMLLTGPLASYIPLASLAGVLAIVAWNMIEKPAFMALLRSSYGDAVVLLATFLIVVFRELTEGIVVGFALGAVLFIDRMAKSISVDEAQPLSGLKQENGEERPVVADDPDTVVYRVSGIFFFGSAATVGTVLDRIADQRRNFILDCSDVAFMDSTAANVIEGTLRKAERTGVRFIITGARSQVRRTLYQHHVRPPRVLMRASVTAALDTIRNERAS, translated from the coding sequence ATGCCCGATTCCCTCGTGCCGAAAACAGTCAGCGTTCTCGCAGAAGGATATGGACCCGCCCGCTTGAAAGCGGACGCGCTCGCAGGTCTGACTGTCGCAATCGTCGCTCTGCCGCTCTCTATGGCGATCGCAATCGCATCCGGCGTAACGCCCGATCGCGGGCTTTATACCGCGATCGTCGGCGGTTTCCTCGTTTCGCTCCTCGGCGGCAGCCGTGTCCAGATCGGCGGTCCCGCCGGTGCCTTCATCGTGCTCGTCGCCGCCACGGTTGCGCGGCACGGCGTCGACGGCCTGCTGCTGGCGACTTTCATGTCCGGGTTCATGCTGATCGCCGCCGGCTATCTCAGGCTAGGGCGATACATCAAGTTCATCCCCTACCCTGTCACGGTCGGCTTCACTGCGGGGATCGCAGTGATCATCTTTGCGAGCCAGCTGCGCGACCTCTTCGGCCTGACGCTTGCGACCGCGGAGCCCGGCCCAATCGTCGACAAGATCGCAGCGCTCGCGCAAGCCGCTGGAACGGCCAATTGGGCGGCGATATTGACTGCATCCCTTACCGTCGGCGTCATCCTCGCGCTGCGACACATGCGGCCGCATTGGCCGGGCATGCTGATCGCAGTCGCGGCCGCGTCCGCACTGGTCGCCCTGCTGCAATTGCCGACAGAAACCATCGGCAGCCGGTTCGGCGGCATTCCGCGCGGCCTGCCACTTCCCGCCCTGCCGCCGCTCTCGCTCGAAAAAGCCGCTGCCGTCTTTCCGGATGCCGTCTCTTTCGCCCTCCTCGGCGCGATCGAATCGCTACTCTCCGCCGTCGTCGCCGACGGCATGACAGGGCGCCGGCATCGATCGAGCATGGAACTGATCGCACAGGGAGCCGCGAATATCTGCTCGGCGCTCTTCGGCGGCATCTGCGTCACCGGGACCATTGCCCGCACCGCTACGAATGTACGCGCCGGTGCGACGAGCCCTGTCTCCGGCATGCTGCATTCCGTCTTTCTTCTGCTGTTCATGCTGCTCACCGGCCCGCTGGCGAGCTACATACCGTTGGCCTCGCTCGCCGGCGTGCTTGCAATCGTCGCCTGGAACATGATCGAGAAACCAGCCTTCATGGCGCTTCTGCGGTCCTCCTACGGCGATGCGGTCGTTCTGCTCGCCACCTTCCTCATCGTCGTCTTTCGCGAGCTTACGGAAGGCATCGTCGTGGGCTTCGCGCTCGGCGCCGTGCTCTTCATCGATCGCATGGCAAAGAGCATCTCCGTGGATGAGGCGCAGCCGCTCTCCGGCCTGAAACAGGAGAACGGCGAGGAACGCCCCGTGGTCGCCGACGATCCCGATACCGTCGTCTATCGCGTTTCGGGGATTTTCTTCTTCGGCTCGGCCGCGACCGTGGGCACCGTTCTCGATCGCATCGCCGACCAGCGCCGCAATTTCATTCTCGATTGCTCCGACGTTGCCTTCATGGATTCCACCGCTGCCAATGTCATCGAGGGCACCTTGCGCAAAGCGGAACGAACCGGCGTACGCTTCATCATCACGGGCGCGAGATCGCAGGTGCGCCGCACTCTCTACCAGCACCACGTCCGGCCGCCGCGCGTGCTGATGCGCGCCTCTGTCACCGCAGCGCTAGACACCATCCGAAACGAACGAGCGTCATGA
- the alaS gene encoding alanine--tRNA ligase has product MSGVNEIRSMFLDYFRKNGHEIVPSSPLVPRNDPTLMFTNAGMVQFKNVFTGLEQRPYSTAATAQKCVRAGGKHNDLDNVGYTARHHTFFEMLGNFSFGDYFKERAIELAWNLITKEYGLDPKRLLVTVYHTDDEAFGLWKKIAGLSDDRIIRIPTSDNFWAMGDTGPCGPCSEIFYDHGEQIWGGPPGSAEEDGDRFIEIWNLVFMQYEQVTKEERVDLPRPSIDTGMGLERVAAVLQGQHDNYDIDLFRALIAASEEATGVKAEGDRRASHRVIADHLRSSAFLIADGVLPSNEGRGYVLRRIMRRAMRHAQLLGARDPLMWRLLPALVGQMGRAYPELVRAEALISETLKLEETRFRKTLERGLNLLAEASADLSEGDQFNGETAFKLYDTYGFPLDLTQDALRAKGIGVDTDAFAAAMQRQKAEARANWTGSGEAATETIWFELRDKHGATDFLGYDTESAEGVIQAIVRDGTVVESAAKGETVQLVLNQTPFYGESGGQVGDTGVITTETGKLAVTDTQKRGEGLFVHYCTVEEGSVKTGEAAALAVDHVRRTRLRANHSATHLLHEALREVLGTHVAQKGSLVAPERLRFDVSHPKPMTAEELKVVEEMANEIIVQNTPVVTRLMSVDDAIAEGAMALFGEKYGDEVRVVSMGQGIRGSKAGRPYSVELCGGTHVSATGDIGLIRVVSESAVGAGVRRVEALTGEAARAYLGEQDERVKTLAAALKVQPAEVLGRVEALLDERRKLERELTEAKKKLALAGDGQNGSGDAAREIGGVRFLGRVVSGVEPKDLKSLADDGKKTLGSGVVAFVGVSGDGKASAVVAVTDDLTSKVSAVDLVRVASAALGGKGGGGRPDMAQAGGPDGGRAAEAIEAVAVALAG; this is encoded by the coding sequence ATGAGCGGCGTGAATGAAATCCGGTCGATGTTTCTCGACTATTTCCGCAAGAACGGTCACGAGATCGTGCCGTCCAGCCCCCTCGTGCCGCGCAATGACCCGACATTGATGTTCACCAATGCCGGCATGGTGCAGTTCAAGAACGTGTTCACCGGCCTCGAGCAGCGTCCTTACTCGACCGCGGCCACGGCGCAGAAATGCGTGCGCGCCGGCGGCAAGCACAACGACCTCGACAATGTCGGCTATACCGCCCGGCACCACACCTTCTTCGAAATGCTCGGCAATTTCTCCTTCGGCGACTATTTCAAGGAGCGCGCGATCGAGCTTGCCTGGAACCTGATCACCAAGGAATACGGGCTCGATCCGAAGCGGCTGCTCGTCACCGTCTATCACACGGACGACGAGGCTTTCGGCCTCTGGAAGAAGATCGCCGGCCTGAGCGACGACCGTATCATCCGCATCCCGACGAGCGACAACTTCTGGGCTATGGGTGATACCGGCCCATGCGGCCCGTGCTCGGAGATATTCTACGATCACGGCGAACAGATATGGGGCGGACCTCCCGGCTCGGCCGAGGAAGACGGCGATCGCTTCATCGAGATCTGGAACCTCGTCTTCATGCAGTACGAGCAGGTCACGAAGGAAGAGCGCGTCGACCTTCCGCGGCCCTCGATCGACACGGGCATGGGGCTGGAGCGCGTTGCCGCCGTGCTCCAGGGCCAGCACGACAACTATGACATCGATCTTTTCCGCGCATTGATCGCTGCTTCCGAGGAGGCGACCGGCGTCAAGGCCGAAGGCGACCGCCGCGCGAGCCATCGCGTGATCGCAGACCATCTGCGTTCGTCGGCCTTCCTGATTGCCGACGGGGTTCTGCCGTCGAACGAAGGCCGCGGTTACGTGCTGCGCCGAATCATGCGTCGCGCTATGCGCCATGCACAGCTGCTTGGCGCGCGGGATCCGCTGATGTGGAGGCTCCTGCCGGCACTTGTGGGTCAGATGGGGCGCGCCTATCCGGAACTGGTCCGCGCCGAAGCGCTGATCTCGGAAACGCTGAAGCTGGAGGAAACCCGCTTCCGCAAGACCCTGGAGCGCGGCCTCAACCTTCTGGCGGAAGCCTCGGCCGATCTTTCGGAAGGCGATCAGTTCAACGGTGAAACGGCCTTCAAGCTCTACGACACCTACGGTTTCCCGCTCGACCTCACGCAGGATGCACTGCGTGCCAAGGGCATCGGGGTCGATACGGACGCATTTGCGGCCGCCATGCAACGGCAGAAGGCCGAGGCCCGCGCCAACTGGACCGGCTCCGGCGAAGCCGCGACCGAGACCATCTGGTTCGAACTCAGAGACAAGCACGGTGCGACCGACTTTCTCGGCTACGACACCGAGTCGGCCGAAGGGGTCATTCAGGCGATCGTCCGGGACGGCACCGTCGTCGAGTCGGCCGCCAAGGGCGAGACTGTCCAGTTGGTTTTGAACCAGACGCCTTTCTACGGCGAATCCGGCGGCCAGGTGGGCGACACCGGCGTCATCACCACCGAGACCGGCAAGCTTGCAGTGACCGACACGCAGAAGCGTGGGGAAGGGCTCTTCGTCCACTATTGCACCGTGGAGGAGGGCAGCGTGAAGACCGGCGAAGCGGCCGCCCTGGCGGTCGACCATGTGCGCCGTACGCGTCTGCGCGCAAACCATTCCGCGACGCACTTGCTGCACGAGGCGCTGCGCGAGGTGCTTGGTACGCATGTTGCGCAGAAGGGCTCGCTGGTCGCGCCTGAGCGCCTGCGCTTCGACGTCTCTCATCCGAAGCCCATGACGGCGGAGGAGTTGAAGGTCGTCGAGGAGATGGCGAACGAAATCATCGTCCAGAACACGCCGGTCGTCACACGGCTGATGAGCGTCGACGATGCGATCGCCGAGGGCGCCATGGCGCTCTTCGGGGAGAAGTACGGCGACGAGGTGCGGGTCGTGTCCATGGGGCAGGGCATTCGCGGCTCCAAAGCCGGCAGGCCTTATTCGGTCGAGCTTTGCGGCGGCACGCATGTGTCCGCCACGGGGGATATCGGCCTTATCCGCGTCGTTTCCGAGAGTGCGGTCGGAGCCGGCGTCCGCCGGGTGGAAGCGTTGACCGGTGAAGCGGCGCGCGCCTATCTCGGCGAGCAGGACGAGCGGGTGAAGACACTCGCCGCGGCACTCAAGGTCCAGCCTGCGGAGGTTCTCGGTCGGGTCGAGGCTCTCCTGGACGAGCGGCGCAAGCTGGAGCGGGAACTTACCGAAGCGAAGAAGAAGCTCGCGCTCGCGGGTGACGGCCAGAACGGTTCCGGGGATGCTGCCCGGGAGATCGGCGGCGTCCGTTTCCTCGGCAGGGTCGTGTCCGGCGTCGAGCCGAAGGATCTGAAAAGCCTAGCGGACGACGGCAAGAAGACGCTCGGTTCGGGAGTCGTTGCCTTTGTCGGCGTCAGCGGCGACGGCAAGGCAAGTGCCGTTGTGGCGGTTACCGACGACCTCACCTCGAAAGTCAGCGCCGTGGATCTGGTGCGCGTCGCTTCCGCCGCGCTCGGCGGCAAGGGCGGTGGCGGGCGGCCCGACATGGCACAAGCCGGCGGTCCGGACGGCGGACGTGCAGCGGAAGCGATCGAGGCCGTTGCGGTCGCGCTCGCAGGCTGA
- a CDS encoding NADP-dependent isocitrate dehydrogenase, translating into MAKIKVANPVVELDGDEMTRIIWQFIKDKLIHPYLDLDLEYYDLGVENRDATDDQVTIDAANAIKKHGVGVKCATITPDEGRVEEFKLKKMWKSPNGTIRNILGGVIFREPIICKNVPRLVPGWTKPIIVGRHAFGDQYRATDFKFPGKGKLSIKFVGEDGQTIEHDVYDAPGAGVALAMYNLDESITEFARASFNYGLQRKVPVYLSTKNTILKAYDGRFKDIFQKVFEEEFADQFKAEKLWYEHRLIDDMVASALKWSGGYVWACKNYDGDVQSDIVAQGFGSLGLMTSVLMTPDGKTVEAEAAHGTVTRHYRQHQKGEETSTNSIASIFAWTRGLAHRAKLDGNAELAKFSETLERVCVDTVESGFMTKDLALLIGPDQPWLSTTGFLDKIDENLRKAMAA; encoded by the coding sequence ATGGCAAAGATCAAGGTCGCCAATCCGGTCGTCGAGCTCGACGGCGACGAGATGACCCGCATCATCTGGCAGTTCATCAAGGACAAGCTGATCCATCCCTATCTCGACCTCGATCTCGAATATTATGACCTCGGCGTCGAAAACCGCGACGCGACCGACGACCAGGTGACGATCGACGCCGCGAACGCCATCAAGAAGCACGGCGTCGGCGTCAAATGCGCCACGATCACGCCGGACGAAGGCCGCGTCGAGGAGTTCAAGCTGAAGAAGATGTGGAAGTCGCCGAACGGCACGATCCGCAACATCCTCGGCGGCGTCATTTTCCGCGAGCCGATCATCTGCAAGAACGTGCCGCGGCTCGTCCCCGGCTGGACCAAGCCGATCATCGTCGGCCGCCACGCCTTCGGCGACCAGTACCGCGCGACCGATTTCAAGTTCCCCGGCAAGGGCAAGCTTTCGATCAAGTTCGTCGGCGAAGACGGCCAGACCATCGAGCACGACGTTTACGATGCGCCCGGCGCCGGCGTGGCACTCGCCATGTACAACCTGGATGAATCGATCACCGAATTCGCGCGCGCCTCGTTCAACTACGGTCTGCAGCGCAAGGTTCCGGTCTATCTCTCGACCAAGAACACGATCCTGAAAGCCTACGACGGCCGTTTCAAGGACATTTTCCAGAAGGTCTTCGAAGAAGAGTTCGCCGATCAGTTCAAGGCCGAGAAGCTCTGGTACGAACACCGTCTGATCGACGACATGGTCGCCTCGGCGCTGAAGTGGTCCGGCGGCTATGTCTGGGCCTGCAAGAACTATGACGGCGACGTACAGTCTGACATCGTAGCGCAGGGCTTCGGCTCGCTCGGCCTGATGACGTCGGTGCTGATGACGCCGGACGGCAAGACAGTGGAAGCGGAAGCGGCTCACGGCACGGTCACGCGCCACTACCGTCAGCATCAGAAGGGCGAGGAAACCTCGACCAACTCGATCGCATCGATCTTCGCCTGGACCCGTGGCCTCGCGCATCGCGCCAAGCTCGACGGCAACGCCGAACTCGCGAAGTTCTCGGAAACCTTGGAGCGCGTCTGCGTCGACACGGTCGAATCGGGCTTTATGACCAAGGACCTGGCGCTCCTGATCGGTCCCGACCAGCCCTGGCTGTCGACCACCGGTTTCCTCGACAAGATCGACGAGAACCTCAGGAAGGCCATGGCGGCGTAA
- the recA gene encoding recombinase RecA: protein MAQNSLRLVEDKSVDKSKALEAALSQIERSFGKGSIMKLGAKDSVVEIETVSTGSLGLDIALGIGGLPKGRIIEIYGPESSGKTTLALQTIAEAQKKGGICGFVDAEHALDPIYARKLGVDLENLLISQPDTGEQALEITDTLVRSGAIDVLVVDSVAALVPRAEIEGEMGDSLPGMQARLMSQALRKLTASISKSNCMVIFINQIRMKIGVMFGSPETTTGGNALKFYASVRLDIRRIGSVKEREEVVGNQTRVKVVKNKMAPPFKQVEFDIMYGEGVSKTGELIDLGVKAGIVEKSGAWFSYNSQRLGQGRENAKLFLRENPDLLREIETALRQNAGLIADRFLENGGPESEGDEAADM, encoded by the coding sequence ATGGCACAAAATTCTTTGCGGCTCGTAGAGGACAAATCGGTGGACAAAAGCAAGGCACTTGAAGCGGCTCTTTCCCAGATCGAACGTTCGTTCGGCAAGGGATCGATCATGAAGCTCGGAGCGAAGGACAGCGTGGTTGAGATCGAAACCGTCTCCACCGGTTCGCTCGGTCTCGATATCGCGCTCGGAATAGGCGGTCTGCCGAAGGGCCGCATCATCGAGATCTATGGTCCGGAAAGCTCGGGCAAGACCACGCTGGCGCTGCAGACCATTGCCGAGGCCCAGAAGAAGGGCGGCATCTGCGGATTTGTGGATGCCGAGCATGCACTCGACCCGATCTATGCGCGCAAGCTCGGCGTCGACCTCGAAAATCTCCTGATTTCGCAGCCCGATACGGGGGAACAGGCGCTGGAAATCACCGATACGCTGGTCCGCTCCGGCGCAATCGACGTGCTTGTCGTCGATTCGGTGGCCGCACTCGTGCCGCGCGCCGAAATCGAGGGCGAGATGGGCGACAGCCTGCCGGGCATGCAGGCGCGGCTCATGAGCCAGGCGCTGCGCAAGCTGACGGCCTCGATCTCCAAGTCCAATTGCATGGTGATCTTCATCAACCAGATCCGCATGAAGATCGGGGTGATGTTCGGCTCGCCGGAAACGACGACGGGCGGTAATGCGCTCAAGTTTTACGCTTCCGTTCGTCTCGATATCCGGCGCATCGGCTCGGTCAAGGAGCGTGAGGAGGTCGTCGGCAACCAGACGCGGGTCAAGGTCGTCAAGAACAAGATGGCGCCGCCCTTCAAGCAGGTCGAGTTCGACATCATGTATGGCGAAGGCGTTTCGAAGACGGGCGAGTTGATCGACCTCGGAGTCAAGGCGGGCATCGTCGAGAAATCCGGTGCATGGTTTTCCTATAACAGCCAACGCCTCGGCCAGGGGCGGGAGAACGCCAAGCTCTTCCTGCGGGAAAATCCCGATCTGCTGCGCGAAATCGAAACGGCCTTGCGGCAGAATGCCGGTCTCATCGCGGATCGGTTCCTGGAGAATGGCGGGCCGGAAAGCGAAGGCGACGAAGCCGCCGATATGTAA
- a CDS encoding RNA methyltransferase, with the protein MAGTNSERELLTEGPAIILAFPQLGENIGMVARAMANFGLSELRLVSPRDGWPSEKARSAASRADHVIDGAKLYETLEEALADLNFVYATTARDRDGFKPVRSPIVAARELRHRFKSGQKVGIIFGRERTGLTNAEVALADEIVTFPVNPAFASLNLAQAVLLMSYEWLKTGMASEDETFFQASDQRPATKEQLHALCEHLEEALDARNYFRSADKRPKLVENLRAVLTRPSFTESEIQVLRGVISSLDRFTRENPRGSAAPPGHSRPGHSRKEQSGGDKD; encoded by the coding sequence ATGGCAGGCACCAACAGCGAGCGCGAACTTTTGACGGAGGGCCCGGCGATCATCCTCGCCTTTCCCCAGCTCGGGGAGAATATCGGCATGGTGGCGCGTGCCATGGCGAATTTCGGCCTGTCGGAACTGCGCCTCGTCAGCCCGCGCGACGGCTGGCCGAGCGAAAAGGCACGCTCCGCCGCCAGCCGCGCCGATCACGTGATCGATGGCGCCAAGCTTTATGAAACGCTTGAAGAGGCGCTTGCCGATCTCAATTTCGTCTATGCCACCACGGCACGCGACCGCGACGGCTTCAAACCCGTGCGGTCGCCGATCGTCGCTGCCCGGGAACTCCGCCACCGGTTCAAGAGCGGTCAGAAGGTGGGAATCATTTTCGGCCGCGAGCGGACGGGGCTGACCAATGCCGAGGTCGCGCTTGCCGACGAGATCGTGACTTTCCCGGTCAATCCGGCCTTCGCCTCGCTCAACCTCGCCCAGGCCGTGCTGCTCATGTCCTATGAATGGCTGAAGACCGGCATGGCGTCCGAGGACGAGACGTTCTTCCAGGCGAGCGATCAGCGGCCGGCGACAAAGGAGCAGCTGCACGCGCTCTGCGAGCATCTGGAGGAGGCGCTCGATGCGCGCAACTATTTCCGTTCCGCCGACAAAAGGCCGAAATTGGTCGAAAATCTGCGTGCGGTTCTGACCAGACCATCCTTTACCGAATCTGAAATCCAGGTGCTGCGCGGCGTCATTTCATCGCTCGACCGTTTCACGCGCGAAAATCCGCGTGGCTCCGCCGCACCCCCCGGGCACAGCAGGCCCGGGCACAGCAGGAAAGAACAGAGCGGCGGTGACAAAGACTGA
- a CDS encoding carbohydrate kinase family protein, giving the protein MQKLVKPRNIAVFGGAHIDRRGRISGATAPGASNPGTWFEEAGGGGFNAARNLSRLGHRVTMISPRGGDAAGDTVAAAAEAAGVIDRPFIFLDRKTPSYTAILENDGNLVIALADMDLYALFTPRRLQQRATREILAASELVLMDANLPGETLTALVGCTAGYSQLRAGIAVSPAKVVRYRECLEQLDFLFLNETEARALTETEASTAEEWPSLLRSVGLSGGVVTRGGRAAVAFDRESACLGTPPALPALADVTGAGDALASGFLTARLAGSDLSASLRCGIAAAVITLHSPFAASDGMSQDMLEQVLHLVPGTEMLS; this is encoded by the coding sequence ATGCAGAAACTGGTGAAGCCGCGGAATATCGCCGTTTTCGGCGGCGCGCATATCGACCGACGCGGCCGGATCAGCGGCGCGACGGCACCGGGCGCGAGCAATCCGGGCACGTGGTTCGAGGAGGCCGGCGGCGGCGGCTTCAATGCCGCACGAAATCTCTCGCGTCTCGGCCATCGAGTGACGATGATCAGCCCGCGCGGCGGCGATGCCGCCGGCGACACGGTGGCGGCAGCGGCGGAAGCTGCGGGTGTGATCGACCGTCCTTTCATCTTTCTCGACCGCAAGACGCCGAGCTATACGGCAATCCTCGAAAACGACGGCAATCTGGTCATCGCGCTCGCGGACATGGATCTCTACGCTTTGTTTACACCGCGCCGGCTGCAGCAGCGTGCCACGCGTGAGATTTTGGCTGCGAGCGAGCTCGTGCTGATGGACGCCAATCTGCCGGGGGAGACCTTGACGGCCCTCGTCGGATGCACCGCGGGGTACAGCCAGCTACGTGCCGGTATCGCCGTTTCGCCGGCAAAGGTGGTCCGCTACCGGGAATGCCTGGAGCAGCTCGATTTCCTGTTCCTGAACGAGACGGAAGCACGTGCGCTTACCGAAACCGAAGCCTCGACCGCCGAAGAATGGCCGTCGCTGCTGCGCTCCGTCGGCCTCTCCGGAGGCGTCGTGACGCGCGGAGGCCGCGCCGCGGTAGCCTTCGATCGCGAGAGTGCCTGCCTCGGGACCCCACCGGCTCTTCCAGCGCTCGCCGACGTCACCGGCGCCGGCGACGCGCTGGCCTCGGGCTTTCTCACCGCCCGGCTTGCAGGCAGCGATCTTTCCGCTTCCTTGCGTTGCGGCATAGCGGCCGCCGTCATAACGCTGCACTCGCCCTTCGCGGCTTCCGACGGGATGTCGCAGGACATGCTGGAGCAGGTTCTGCACCTTGTGCCGGGAACGGAAATGCTGTCATGA
- a CDS encoding FUSC family protein, with translation MTLRLRLRDWLLANDPAFSRLRQASRITATVVISVALLIAFHFIAAPLPPAAYGLAITLSIESGLAVRDRTASEQLVTRILAVVTGVAMVTLASALENHRHVSDVVFLAIIFVAVYGRAFGQRWFAVGMFAFMSYFTGAYLRPSLDQLPALVLGAGISAAIAHLVRTVFLRDDRYRDLLRAIASVQQRVDQILHEIAAAARRPVQQTVDRRRLHALEERLKEAVLMAESFIPTDNRRPAPEPGVVSADIAIGLFDLHLAAESVIVLSLQAMPPAALVEAVLAHDAEKVGEGMRSLDGANVKQVEAAKALHWLHNVRGRLRSSLAALKESDLDEPPPASFPESSAATARFSIADPALRSAIQITLASGIAMVFGLMLSRERWFWAVLAAFLVFTNTRSRGDTAVKALQRSAGTLAGIVVGLAAASAIGGSIYIVLPLGAVCIFLAFYFLPVSYATMTFFVSVVLSLAYSLLGVLTPQLLELRLEETLVGSVAGAAVAFVVFPTRTRTTLDAAIRIWCDMLVELLEAAKMGASGLRLVSGSQALDRVYRDLAAAAKPLGVSWQLVTRPGHVRQTLAVFMGCTYWARIFARKMSQAAENPSDLAARIEENLKLAREVRENGADYFYRSRSVAAPVERHLPVSRDDARLGLEMVAVSLERLHSPRAEPAGEERGL, from the coding sequence ATGACGTTGAGGCTTCGCTTGCGGGACTGGCTCCTTGCCAACGATCCGGCCTTTTCCCGGCTGCGGCAGGCGTCCCGCATAACGGCGACCGTGGTGATCTCGGTCGCTCTGCTGATCGCCTTCCATTTCATCGCCGCACCGCTGCCGCCGGCCGCCTACGGGCTCGCGATAACGCTTTCGATCGAGAGCGGTCTGGCGGTTCGCGACCGGACGGCATCGGAACAACTGGTCACGCGTATTCTGGCGGTCGTCACCGGCGTCGCGATGGTCACGCTCGCCTCGGCGCTGGAAAACCACCGACACGTTTCCGACGTGGTTTTCCTCGCGATCATCTTCGTGGCAGTCTATGGCCGGGCCTTCGGCCAGCGCTGGTTCGCCGTCGGCATGTTCGCCTTCATGTCCTACTTCACCGGAGCCTATCTGCGACCTTCGCTGGACCAGTTGCCGGCGCTCGTTCTGGGCGCCGGGATTTCAGCGGCTATCGCGCATCTGGTGCGAACCGTCTTTCTCCGGGACGACCGCTACCGCGATCTCTTGCGGGCGATCGCAAGCGTTCAGCAGAGGGTGGATCAGATCCTCCACGAGATCGCGGCCGCTGCCCGCAGACCCGTTCAGCAGACCGTCGATCGCCGCAGGCTGCACGCGCTGGAGGAGCGGCTGAAGGAAGCCGTGCTCATGGCGGAGAGCTTCATTCCGACGGACAACCGTCGCCCGGCCCCGGAGCCTGGCGTCGTCTCTGCGGACATCGCTATCGGGCTTTTCGACCTTCACCTCGCGGCCGAGAGCGTGATCGTGCTCAGCCTTCAAGCGATGCCGCCCGCGGCCCTTGTCGAGGCGGTGCTCGCGCACGACGCCGAGAAAGTGGGCGAGGGAATGCGGTCCCTGGACGGAGCGAACGTGAAACAGGTCGAAGCAGCCAAGGCTTTGCATTGGCTCCACAACGTGCGGGGCCGGCTGCGTTCGAGCCTGGCCGCTCTAAAAGAGTCCGACCTGGATGAACCGCCTCCGGCGTCATTTCCAGAGTCATCGGCAGCAACGGCTCGCTTTTCCATCGCCGATCCTGCATTACGAAGCGCGATCCAGATCACGCTCGCCTCCGGAATCGCAATGGTATTCGGCCTGATGCTTTCACGCGAGCGTTGGTTCTGGGCGGTTCTCGCAGCCTTTCTCGTCTTCACCAATACACGCTCGCGCGGCGACACCGCAGTGAAGGCCTTGCAGCGGTCCGCCGGCACGCTGGCGGGTATCGTCGTCGGACTTGCGGCGGCAAGCGCAATCGGCGGGTCGATCTACATCGTCCTGCCATTGGGTGCGGTCTGCATCTTTCTGGCCTTCTATTTCCTCCCGGTATCCTACGCGACCATGACTTTCTTCGTCTCGGTCGTCCTCTCTCTCGCGTACAGTCTTCTGGGCGTCCTGACACCGCAGCTTCTGGAGCTGCGCCTCGAGGAAACGCTTGTCGGCTCCGTTGCCGGTGCTGCGGTGGCGTTCGTCGTATTTCCGACGAGAACCCGCACGACATTGGACGCGGCAATCAGGATCTGGTGCGACATGCTCGTCGAACTGCTGGAGGCGGCAAAAATGGGAGCGTCCGGCCTGAGGCTGGTCAGCGGATCGCAGGCGCTCGACCGCGTCTACAGGGACCTCGCCGCTGCCGCCAAACCGCTCGGCGTCTCCTGGCAGCTCGTCACCCGCCCGGGCCACGTGCGCCAGACGCTGGCGGTGTTCATGGGCTGTACCTATTGGGCGCGCATATTCGCCCGAAAGATGTCGCAGGCCGCGGAAAACCCCTCCGATCTCGCCGCCCGGATCGAAGAGAATCTGAAGCTCGCACGCGAGGTGCGCGAGAATGGGGCGGACTATTTCTACCGGTCCCGGAGCGTCGCCGCGCCGGTCGAGCGTCATCTGCCGGTGTCGCGCGACGATGCCCGCCTTGGACTGGAGATGGTCGCCGTTTCGCTCGAGCGCCTTCATTCGCCGCGAGCGGAGCCCGCCGGCGAGGAGCGCGGGCTTTAA